The nucleotide sequence TATGGCTTATCAGAAATCATGGTACTTTAATCCGCCAGACAGGACAAGGAGGAGAGCTCGTTGTTTGCGGTTCGCGAGTATTTTTCGATTACGATAATCGCCCCGATGAGAATAAACAGGTGCACATGAAACTCGATGGGGAATGCTTCTTCCGCACCGGTGACATCGAATTATATAATATAGCCCCATAGCCTCCATTGATAAATCAAAAATTTTTCTTTACTTCATTTAAGTGTATACATTTATTATTACTTATTCGTTGTATAAGTATAGGGAGGACAAAAGATGAAAAAAGAAAATATGTTAGCCTCCTATCTTATCAATTTAGGAGAGGAAGTGTTCGATTTATTACTAGCGAAAGGAGCTAAAAAAGAAGATGCAGAAGATATCATTCAAAACACCTTTTATAAAGTTTACACATTGCTGGATGACCTAACAGAGGACAATATCCGTCCCTGGTTCTTTAGAGTAGCACTCAATGAATACATTGACTTGAAAAGGAAAAAGGAGCAACAAAACATCTATTTAACCGAGAAGATTTATTTAAAGTTACAACATACAGACCATGAATTTGATGCCATTTTAAATAAGGATGAGATTTTCTATTTACTAAAAGACATAAAAAAGGAATATAAAGAAATTTTCTTTTTAAAGTATTACTATGGTTTTTCCTATGAAGAAATTGCTCCTATTTTAGACATTAAAGTAGATAGTGTAAAGCAAAAATTATATCGCGCACGTAAATTTATTCACTCAAAAATAGGAGGAAAATATTAATGGATAGTTCGTTAAATGGAGCTTTAAAAAGAGCTAAACGAAAACAACTCTTAAAAATTATCATTACCTCAATTATTGTCGTACTCATTTCATTGCCCATTCTTTATAAAACGGGGAATTACTTTGCAGCAAAAAGTTCTGAAAGACTTCATGACGAGCTTTTCTTACATAATGTCATCGCTGAACCCAATATTCAAGTCGATTCTCAGGTAACGAGCAATTCATCCATGTTTGGTGGTAACATTGTGACAAATCGTTCTAAAAATATTAATGGCTATTTAGTTCAATGGAGCACACTTACAAGTTCGTATGATTGGCTTCGTACCAAAGTTGATTACAATGAGTTAATACCAGGATTTTATTGGTCTGACAGAGAGTTCTATGAGTATGATAAACAAACAAAGAACAAAGTTGCGACATTTTATCATCCATCTATTCAAAAGTATTATGATGGAGTACAAAATGAACTAGG is from Bacillus sp. PK3_68 and encodes:
- a CDS encoding RNA polymerase sigma factor — its product is MKKENMLASYLINLGEEVFDLLLAKGAKKEDAEDIIQNTFYKVYTLLDDLTEDNIRPWFFRVALNEYIDLKRKKEQQNIYLTEKIYLKLQHTDHEFDAILNKDEIFYLLKDIKKEYKEIFFLKYYYGFSYEEIAPILDIKVDSVKQKLYRARKFIHSKIGGKY
- a CDS encoding sigma factor regulator N-terminal domain-containing protein codes for the protein MDSSLNGALKRAKRKQLLKIIITSIIVVLISLPILYKTGNYFAAKSSERLHDELFLHNVIAEPNIQVDSQVTSNSSMFGGNIVTNRSKNINGYLVQWSTLTSSYDWLRTKVDYNELIPGFYWSDREFYEYDKQTKNKVATFYHPSIQKYYDGVQNELGDISRMKNYVAEVAISFNQPYTLEEIQAKIPDNLNIVWLYMASPMVDESKGPAGMPVYGFDPSNSPEEAYNSFIDSLKKYDAAGDNKTIQKFLNLNKNKQFDEVKILGAMLTGQTQNFKALENQDFVRGASVGATAQIVPYIKPKK